The region CATCGGCGTACTCCCTCGCTCGTGGTCGTGCGGCCGGGCCGGTCCGTCGGTCGGCCGACCGGGTCCGCCGTCGGTGTCCGGGCGCCGCCGCCCGTGGTGGGCAGGCCGAGGGCGACCGGTCGGCGTTCGGCGGTCGCCGGGACGGGTTGGCCCCGCTCGACGGTGAAACTGATCGACGGGTCGGGGGTGTCCGGCGCGTTGACGAAGGAGGTGAACCGGCGCAGCCGTTCCGGGTCGGCGAGGGTTTCCCGCCACTCGTCGGCGTAGTCGGCGACGTGCCGGGTCATGGCCGCGTCGAGTTCCGGGCAGAGCCCGAGACTGTCGTCGACGATCACCGACCGGAGGTGGTCGAGGCCGCCGTCCATCGCCTCCAGCCAGCCGGCGGTGCGCTGCAACCGGTCCGCGGTGCGGATGTAGAACATCAGGTAGCGGTCGAGGTAGCGGACCAGTTCCTCGGTGGAGAGGTCGGTGGCGAACAGTTCGGCGTGCCGGGGTCGGAAGCCGCCGTTGCCGCCGAGGTAGAGGTTCCAGCCCTGGTCGGTGGCGATGATGCCGAAGTCCTTGCTCCGTGCCTCGGCGCACTCGCGGGCGCAGCCGGAAACCGCCGACTTGAGCTTGTGCGGGGCACGCAGGCCCCGGTACCGCAGTTCCAGGGCGACCGCCAGGCCGACCGCGTCCTGTACGCCGTACCGGCACCAGGTGGAGCCGACGCAGGACTTCACCGTGCGCAGGGCCTTGCCGTACGCGTGGCCGGACTCGAAGCCGGCGTCGACCAGCCGTTGCCAGATCCGGGGTAGCTGTTCGACCCGGGCGCCGAACAGGTCGATCCGCTGCCCGCCGGTGATCTTGGTGTAGAGGTTGAAGTCGCGGGCCACCTCGCCGATGACTATCAGCTTCTCCGGGGTGATCTCACCGCCGGGGATGCGCGGCACCACCGAGTACGTCCCGTCCCGCTGGATGTTGGCCAGGAAGTGGTCGTTGGTGTCCTGGAGGGCGGCCTGCTCCCCGTCGAGCACGTAGCCGTTGCCGAGCGAGGCGAGGATCGAGGCGACCACCGGCTTGCAGATGTCGCAGCCCCGACCACGGCCGTGCTCGGCGACGAGCTGGGAGAACGTACGGATGCCGCGGACTCGGACCAGGTCGAACAGTTCCTGGCGGCTCTGGTCGAAGTGCTCGCAGACCGCCTTGGACAGCTGCACCCCGGAGACGGCCAGCAGTTGCTTGAGCATGGGTACGCAGGACCCGCAGCTCGTCCCGGCGCGGGTGCACGCCTTCAGTTCCGGTACGTCGGCGGCGCCGTCCGCGATGGCGGCGACGATCTGGTCCTTGGTCACCGCGTTGCACGAGCAGACCTGGGCGCCACCGGGCAGCGCGGCGATGCCGACACCCGCACCCCCGCCCTCGCCGGCCGGGGCGAGCAGGGCCAGCGGGGGACCGGGCAGCGGACCGCCGACACTGGCCCGCAACGTCGGGTACGCCGACGCGTCGCCGACCAGCACCCCGCCGAGCAGGGTCTTCGCGTCGTCGGAGAGAACCAGCTTGGCGTAGCTGCGGGTGGCCGGGTCGGTCCAGGTGACGTCCAGGCTGCCGGGCGTGGTGCCGTGTGCGTCGCCGAACGAGGCCACGTCGACCCCGAGCAGCTTGAGTTTGGTGGCGGTGTCGGCGCCGGGGAAGGTGGCCGTCCCGCCGAGCAGCCGGTCGGCGACCACCTCGGCCATCGCGTAACCGGGCGCGACCAGGCCGTAGCAGGTGCCGGCGAGCGCGGCGCACTCGCCGATCGCCCAGATCCGTTCGTCGGCGGTCCGGCAGGTCTCGTCCACCTCGACGCCGCCGCGCGGACCGAGGCCCAGTCCGGCGGTCCGGGCCAACTCGTCACGGGGCCGGATGCCGGCGGCGACCACCACCAGGTCGGTGTTGACGGTGTCGCCGTCGGAGAGGACGAGCCCGCTCACCGCACCGTCCGGTCCCGGTCGTACGGCGGTGGTGGCCGCGCCGAGGTGCAGCACCACCCCGAGTTCGTCGACGTAGCGGCGGAGCATCGCGCCACCGGCCTCGTCCACCTGGACCGGCATCAGCCGGGGGGCGAACTCCACCAGGTGGGTGTCGAGCCCGAGCAGACGCAGCGCGTTGACCGCCTCCAGGCCGAGCAGGCCGCCACCGATCACGGTGCCGGTACGTCGACCCCGGGCGTACTCCCGGATCGCGTCCAGGTCGTCCAGGGTGCGGTAGACGAAGACCCCGGCCCGCAGCCCACCCGCGCCGTCCGGGCCGGCGGCGCCGTCGATCGGCGGCACGAACGGGTACGAGCCGGTCGCCAACACCAGCGCGTCGTACGGGTAATCGCCTGCGGCGGTCCGTACCACCCGCCGGTCCCGGTGGAGTTCGAGCACGGGTTCGTCGAGCCGGTGGTCGACCCCGTCGTCCGGCGTGTGCAGGCTGAGTTCCTCGGCACCGACCCCGTCCAGGTACGCCGAGAGCCGAACCCGGTCGTACGCCGGCCGGCTCTCCTCGCCGAGCACGGTGACCTGCCAGCGGCCGTCGGTGTCGCGGGTCCGCAGCGCTTCGACGAAGCGCTGGCCGACCATGCCGTTTCCGACCACGACGAGTTTGTTGCGGTTCACCCGGACACCTCCGCGGAGTCGGCTGCGGACAACCAGTTGACGATTCCCTCGACCGCGTCGCGGCAGCTACCGCAGCCGGTGGTGGCCCGGGTCGCGGCGACGACCTCGGCGACCGACCGGGCGCCCGCCCGCCAGCAGCGCACCAGGGCGCCTTTGCGGACCGTGTTGCACTGGCAGACGGTCGCGGCGTCCGGCATCAGCGCGGGCGACTCGGCCGGGGTGCCGGACCGGTCGCCGAGGGCGCGGCCGAGCAGCAGCGAGCGGCGGTCGCTCGGCACCGGGGTGCCCCGGTCGAAGAGCTGGATGACGGTGCCGACGGCCGGATTGTCACCGAGCATGATCGCTCCGGTCAGCCGTTCCCGGATGATCCGCAGCCGGGCGTACGTGCCCCGCGCCGGGTCGGCGAAGCTCAGCTCCTCGACCGCCGGCTCGGTTCCGTCGACGGGGGTCAGGTCACCCATCGCGGCGAGGTCGATCCCGGCCGCCTTGAGCCGGGTCACCGCTGCCTGTGGCCGGTAGCGGGCGCCGGCGGCGTCACCGGTCAGCACCCCGGCCAGCACCCCGGCCTGGGCCCAGGCGGGCGCCACCAGGCCGGTGAGCTGCCCTTCGTGCTGGGCGCAGTCGCCGATCGCGGAGATCCGTGGGTCGCTGGTGCGCAGCCGGTCGTCGACCACCACGCCCCGTTCGACGGCCAGCCCGGCGGCCCGCGCCAGCCCGGTGTCCGGCCGTACGCCGCAGGCCAGGACCAGCAGGTCGGCGGTGAGCCGTTGGCCGGTGGCGAGTTCCAGGGTGACCCGGTCGGGCTCGACCCGTACGGCGGTGGCGGAGGTGCCGAGGTGACTGGTGACGCCGAGTCCGGCCAGGGTCCGGGCCAGCACCGCTCCGGCGGCCGGGTCGAGTTGGCGGTCCATCAGGTGCCCGACCGGGTGGACCACCCGCACGTCGAGGCCGCGCGAGGCCAGGCCACGGGCCGCCTCCAGGCCGAGCAGGCCGCCGCCGAGCACCAGTGCGGTCCGCGCGCCGGTGGCGGCGGCGACGATCCGCCGGCAGTCGTCCAGCGTACGGAAGGCGACCACCCGTTCCGGCAGCCGATCCGGATCGGGTACGAGTCCGGGCAGCGGCGGCACCACCGCCCGACTGCCGGTGGCGAGTACGAGGTGGTCGTACTCGATGGTGTCGCCGCGGTCGGTGGTGACCGTCGCGGCCGCCGGGTCGATCGCGGTGACGGTGGTTCCGGGGCGGATGTCGACGCCGTGGCCGGCGGCCTCGGTCAGCTCCACCTGCGTCTCGTCGATCTTGCCGGCGAGCAGGTTCGACAGCATGATCCGGTTGTACGCCCGGTGCGGTTCGGCGCCCAGCACCACGATCTTCCGGTCCCCGTCGCGGGCCCGCAGCTCGCTGGCCAGCCGGGAGCCGGCCATGCCGTAGCCGACGACGACCACCCGCCCGGTCATGCCCGCTCCACCCGGACCGCGCAGACCTTGAACTCGGGCATCTTCGAGGTCGGGTCGAGCGCGTCGTTGGTCAGCGAGTTCGCCCGCGCCGCCCCGCCCCAGTGGAACGGGGCGAAGACCGTGTCGGCCCGGATCGTGTCGCTGACCCGGGCCGGTGCCCGCATCTCACCGCGTCGACTGTGGACGGTGACCTCGTCCCCGTCGGCGATGCCGAGCCGGTGGGCCAGGTCCGGGTGGAGTTCGACGTACGCGTTCGGCGCGGCGGTCCGCAGCGACCCGATCCGCCGGGTCTGCGCACCGGACTGGTACTGGGCCAGCACCCGTCCGGTGGTCAGGTAGAGCGGATAGTCCGGGCTGACCTCCTCGGCGGCCGGCCGGTGCTCGACCGGCACGAACCGGGCCCGGCCGTCCGGGGTGGAAAACGACTCGGTGAACAGTCGCGGGGTGCCCGGCCGGTCCTGCGCCGGGCAGGGCCAGAACACCCCGTCCTCGGCGTCGATCCGCTCCCAGCTGACCCCCGCGTAGTCGGCGACGCCGCCGGCCGACGCCCGCCGCAACTCCTCGAAAACCAGCCGCGGATCCGCCGAAAATCCAGCCCCCGCCACCCGTTGCGGCTGGTTGTCTTCGAGT is a window of Micromonospora sp. NBC_01699 DNA encoding:
- the nirB gene encoding nitrite reductase large subunit NirB, with product MNRNKLVVVGNGMVGQRFVEALRTRDTDGRWQVTVLGEESRPAYDRVRLSAYLDGVGAEELSLHTPDDGVDHRLDEPVLELHRDRRVVRTAAGDYPYDALVLATGSYPFVPPIDGAAGPDGAGGLRAGVFVYRTLDDLDAIREYARGRRTGTVIGGGLLGLEAVNALRLLGLDTHLVEFAPRLMPVQVDEAGGAMLRRYVDELGVVLHLGAATTAVRPGPDGAVSGLVLSDGDTVNTDLVVVAAGIRPRDELARTAGLGLGPRGGVEVDETCRTADERIWAIGECAALAGTCYGLVAPGYAMAEVVADRLLGGTATFPGADTATKLKLLGVDVASFGDAHGTTPGSLDVTWTDPATRSYAKLVLSDDAKTLLGGVLVGDASAYPTLRASVGGPLPGPPLALLAPAGEGGGAGVGIAALPGGAQVCSCNAVTKDQIVAAIADGAADVPELKACTRAGTSCGSCVPMLKQLLAVSGVQLSKAVCEHFDQSRQELFDLVRVRGIRTFSQLVAEHGRGRGCDICKPVVASILASLGNGYVLDGEQAALQDTNDHFLANIQRDGTYSVVPRIPGGEITPEKLIVIGEVARDFNLYTKITGGQRIDLFGARVEQLPRIWQRLVDAGFESGHAYGKALRTVKSCVGSTWCRYGVQDAVGLAVALELRYRGLRAPHKLKSAVSGCARECAEARSKDFGIIATDQGWNLYLGGNGGFRPRHAELFATDLSTEELVRYLDRYLMFYIRTADRLQRTAGWLEAMDGGLDHLRSVIVDDSLGLCPELDAAMTRHVADYADEWRETLADPERLRRFTSFVNAPDTPDPSISFTVERGQPVPATAERRPVALGLPTTGGGARTPTADPVGRPTDRPGRTTTSEGVRR
- a CDS encoding FAD-dependent oxidoreductase produces the protein MTGRVVVVGYGMAGSRLASELRARDGDRKIVVLGAEPHRAYNRIMLSNLLAGKIDETQVELTEAAGHGVDIRPGTTVTAIDPAAATVTTDRGDTIEYDHLVLATGSRAVVPPLPGLVPDPDRLPERVVAFRTLDDCRRIVAAATGARTALVLGGGLLGLEAARGLASRGLDVRVVHPVGHLMDRQLDPAAGAVLARTLAGLGVTSHLGTSATAVRVEPDRVTLELATGQRLTADLLVLACGVRPDTGLARAAGLAVERGVVVDDRLRTSDPRISAIGDCAQHEGQLTGLVAPAWAQAGVLAGVLTGDAAGARYRPQAAVTRLKAAGIDLAAMGDLTPVDGTEPAVEELSFADPARGTYARLRIIRERLTGAIMLGDNPAVGTVIQLFDRGTPVPSDRRSLLLGRALGDRSGTPAESPALMPDAATVCQCNTVRKGALVRCWRAGARSVAEVVAATRATTGCGSCRDAVEGIVNWLSAADSAEVSG